A single Amia ocellicauda isolate fAmiCal2 chromosome 9, fAmiCal2.hap1, whole genome shotgun sequence DNA region contains:
- the LOC136758880 gene encoding cytochrome P450 2C55-like: MLGSVFLLWAGVLLLYFLWKTRRPKNFPPGPQPFPIFGNLLQLNLKNPMKDFEKLSERYGKVYSVYFGGRPAVLLHGLQAVKEALMTRGVEFAGRPQGLLINHISENKGVIINSYGPSWKEQRRFALTTLRNFGLGKLSMEERILEETSHLSSYIEKSAGQSLDPETLFHNAFSNVICAILFGSRYNYEDQSFQSLMRIISETTKIGNGPWGMLYDTIPLIRSLPLPFRKAFENRDNVKAFFLTKVAEHKETRVPGQPRDIIDCYLNEIDKRGNDGSSFDEGFMMVFLLDLFIAGTDTSSTTLRVGLLQLMMHPDVQARCHQEIDTVLRGNEQVCYEDRHRMPYVQAVIHETQRYGSVVPLSVFHATTQDTQVLGYSIPKGTTIIPNLSSVLHEEGQWMFPQDFNPSNFLNEEGEFVKPEAFMPFSLGPRMCLGEGLARMELFLFLVTLLRRFQFHWPQDGGEPDLTPHYGIVQGPKPYRLGVRLRGQQSG; this comes from the exons ATGCTGGGCTCTGTGTTTCTCCTGTGGGCTGGGGTTCTCCTCCTCTATTTCCTGTGGAAGACACGGAGGCCCAAGAATTTTCCACCTGGTCCTCAGCCTTTTCCGATATTTGGGAATCTGTTGCAGCTAAACCTGAAGAACCCCATGAAAGACTTTGAAAAG CTGTCCGAGCGCTATGGGaaagtgtacagtgtgtatttCGGGGGCAGGCCGGCTGTGTTACTGCATGGTTTGCAGGCAGTGAAGGAAGCCCTGATGACTCGGGGAGTTGAATTTGCTGGGAGGCCCCAGGGCCTGCTGATCAACCACATTAGCGAGAATAAAG GTGTGATTATAAACAGCTATGGCCCCAGCTGGAAGGAGCAGCGGCGGTTCGCTCTGACCACTCTGAGGAACTTCGGCCTGGGAAAGCTGTCCATGGAGGAGAGGATCCTGGAGGAGACTTCGCATCTCAGCTCGTACATAGAGAAGAGTGCAG GTCAGTCCTTGGACCCTGAAACATTGTTCCACAATGCCTTTTCAAATGTTATCTGTGCCATACTGTTTGGATCCCGCTACAACTATGAGGACCAGTCCTTCCAGTCCCTGATGCGAATTATATCTGAAACCACAAAAATTGGTAATGGACCCTGGGGCATG CTCTACGATACCATACCCCTAATTAGGAGCTTGCCTCTGCCTTTCCGGAAAGCCTTTGAAAACAGAGACAACGTAAAGGCATTTTTCCTAACTAAAGTGGCTGAGCACAAGGAGACACGGGTCCCAGGACAGCCACGGGACATCATTGACTGCTATCTCAATGAAATTGACAAG AGAGGTAATGATGGCTCCTCCTTTGATGAAGGCTTCATGATGGTCTTCTTGTTGGATCTCTTTATTGCCGGAACAGACACCAGCTCCACTACTCTCCGCGTGGGCCTCTTGCAGCTCATGATGCATCCAGATGTGCAAG CGCGGTGCCACCAGGAGATTGACACTGTCCTTAGAGGGAATGAGCAGGTTTGCTATGAGGACAGGCATAGGATGCCCTATGTCCAAGCTGTGATCCACGAAACACAGCGCTATGGAAGTGTCGTCCCTCTCAGTGTCTTCCACGCCACCACTCAGGACACACAGGTGCTGGGCTACAGCATTCCAAAG GGCACCACTATCATCCCCAACCTGTCTTCCGTGCTGCATGAGGAGGGCCAATGGATGTTCCCACAGGACTTCAACCCCTCCAACTTTCTGAACGAGGAGGGGGAGTTTGTGAAGCCAGAGGCCTTCATGCCCTTCTCCCTGG GCCCGCGGATGTGTCTGGGTGAGGGGCTGGCACGCATGGAGCTCTTCTTGTTCTTGGTGACGCTGCTGCGCCGCTTCCAGTTCCACTGGCCCCAGGACGGCGGGGAGCCCGACCTCACACCTCACTACGGAATCGTCCAGGGACCCAAACCCTACCGACTGGGAGTGAGGCTCAGAGGACAGCAGTCTGGGTGA